Proteins encoded in a region of the Equus asinus isolate D_3611 breed Donkey chromosome X, EquAss-T2T_v2, whole genome shotgun sequence genome:
- the LOC139042639 gene encoding nuclear cap-binding protein subunit 2-like, with product MGLGKVKKAACNFCFVEYHKRADAENAMWFLNGTRLDDRIIRVDWDIGFRERRRYGRYGRGRFRGQVREGLRFDFDAGRGGFGKQTQGP from the coding sequence ATGGGCCTGGGTAAAGTCAAGAAAGCGGCATGTAATTTCTGTTTTGTAGAATACCATAAGAGAGCTGATGCCGAAAATGCCATGTGGTTCCTAAATGGGACCCGCCTAGATGACCGTATCATCCGCGTAGATTGGGATATAGGCTTTAGAGAGCGCAGACGGTATGGCCGGTATGGCCGTGGCCGATTTCGAGGCCAGGTAAGAGAGGGGCTTCGTTTTGACTTTGATGCTGGTAGAGGAGGCTTTGGAAAGCAGACTCAGGGCCCGTGA